caggtaatgggacccacgtagccgacgccgtcacttgacgatttgtcggggtcgctacaatttcATTCCATTTGGTAACCAGTATTTGAGATAGGAAACAAAAACGTAAACAGTTTGATAAATACACACAACAGAAAGGttcgtgtgttttttttttttccgatttgttttctttatagattaattaattaattttagataataatattacaacttattatttatatcatgtatatatatatatactataaaatacatttaatgaatatctatacttttatgttttataaattttataatataatagttattatttgAAATCTTTgattcatatatacatatagattataatatcatatatttatttatatatattcatcctAATGATAATTTATTCAAACATCATACACACTTATATATAGTATTATCAGTAATAATCACTTTATTaccttatattttattttacatattcaattctaaagattcatattttataaatttcaaattattGTTTTTACTtacattcatttatatatatatatatatatatatatatatatatatatatatatatatatatatatatatatatatatatatatatatatatatatatatatatatatatatatatatatacatgtttattacaaacaattgttcgtgaatcgtcgggagtagtcaatgggtaattggttacatgaatatagatttcaaaactttcgagactcaacattacagattttgcttatcgattcggaaacatataaagattaaagtttaaatttgatcgaaaattcccgggtcatcacataatggtcatgtgtaaacagtatattttagattttcattatttgataatctacgtaatgcttttaaaacctttattgataaaataaaggttatggttgttttaaaaatgaatgtagtctttgaaaaacgtctcatatagaggtcaaaacctcgcaacgaaattaattaatatggaacgtttataatcaatatgaacgggacatttcaatatcctCCCAAAAAGAAGTCAGCGACCCATCTCGAACTGTTTTGCTGAAAGATGACATGAAAGGAATGTCTAAAGCCTCTAGAGAATTACCTCCCATTATGATATTATGCCACGTACCAAGGGTTGAGGACCGAGGAGTATTATTCCCCGAACCCAAACCCCCGTCCGTACCATGAATGCTACGAATGATTTTTACCCAAAGTGaattggtttcggttttgaacctccaccaccacttccaTAATAATGCCAAATTTTTGCTTTTTAAGGACCCAAAATTAACCCCTCATACCCGTAAGGTGATATGACACAATCCCATTTTACCTAAGAGATATTAGACCCCGAATCCAAATCACCCCAAAAAAGAACGTCTCACTCTCTCAAGTAATTTCAACACACAATGGGGAGCACGAAAAAGCGAAAAGTAATACAAGGGGAGACTATTGAGGACCGATTTAATAAGAGTTACTCTTCCTCCAAATGACAACGTTCGCCTTTTCCAATCCAAGAGTCTTGACTTAAATTTTTCAATCACCACCTCCCAATCTTTTAATTTATTCATCCTTGTTCCAATAGAAATACGAAGATACGTAAAAGGGAATTTTCCAACTTGGCAACCAATGCGTTTTGTCACATAATTCACATCTTCAAAATGAACACCAACATCGTACAAACAACTCTTATGGAAGTTTACTTTCAACCCCGATGCAAGTTCAAAACATTTGAGCAGATTTTGTAGACTGTACACATTCTGTCTACTCCATTCCCCAATAAAAacagtgtcatccgcatattggagataCGAAATAGGCACTTTATCCATTCCGATTTCCACTCCCTTGAATAATCCCTTTTCCGAAGCCGCCTTAGCTAGGATGTTTAAACCTTCCGAGGCGAGTATGAATAGGAAAGGAGATAAAGGATCCCCCTGCCGAATCCCATGGCTTAAGAGAAATTCATTAGTCGGTGAGCCATTCACTAGAACTGAAACAGATGTTGATTTCAAACAGGCAACGATCCACTTCCTCCACTTGCAACCAAAACCCATGCATTTCATCACTTCTATTAAAAAATACCAATTAATTCTATCGAACGCCTTTTCGAAATCCACTTTAAAAAGTAAACCCTTATACTTCCTTGCTTTCAAAAAGTCAATAGATTCATTAACAATCAACGCACCATCTAAAATAAATATACCTTTCAAAAAAGCACTGTGTTCGGGACCCACGAGCAACGGAACTACTTTTCTTAACCGATTTGAAAGTATTTTCGCGATAATCTTGTAGTAGCTGCCAATAAAACTGATTGGGCGGAAGTCACCAAGTCCCGACGGATTATTCTTTTTCGGGATTAGAGTAACGAAAGACGCATTACATCATCTTGATATCTCCGTCTTTTCCTAAAACCAAACGATTGCATCAATGAGCTCGACTTTGATAAATTTCcaatattttttttaagaaacacaTATTGAATCCGTCTGGTCTCGGGGACTTTTTACTACCACATTCTAGAATAGTAAAAATAAATCAAGATTTAAAAGAaagtaaaaaatataaaaaaattatcaAGATTTTTAAAAAGGACTTCTTGCATGTTAGGGATGTTTACATTTTTTTTCTTTAGAATGTTACATATTCACGCCATCAATGTTTGTATGCATTTTCACTTTTTGATGGATTTCTCGATTCGTATTGTGCGATGATACGAGTTTTGTTTGCTTGATGTGTTAGTGTCAATTGTatgtttgaaatatattttgatttTATGCAATTAGAgttattttcaaattttcaatagttagtttaaaattttaaatagaTTGTTAGATCTAGACACCCCATGTAACTCAATTAAATAGTGAAAACTTATCATAAtctataatttaaataaatatgtattcAAAAATGTCCCTCTCATAAGTTGTTAAAATGATCTAAAGTGCAAATTGTGGCTTTTGCCTAACATTTAGGGCATCTAATAAGTTACGATTTTTAACTATAATTGAAGCGCATGTTTATGTGTTTATCTATCCCACTCCAATCCCATGCTTAAAAAGAGATTCCGATTTTGACTAATCCACCATTTATAGAGTTTAGACTTGTTGTTAATGTTATTTGAAATAGTTTGAACATTTTGTACAAGACCACCATCATCAAAGGTAGtggtggtattattattatttgattggTTGTTATAATTTTTTTAACAAATATTGTAAGGGTACTATtacgaattatttattattattattattttttcattcACGTACAAATAGAGAATCTCAATCCAAAGTCTATGTATGATTAAAGTTTCCTTTGCTTTTCGCCATAACATTTTCTTTTTTGAAAGAAAAACCTACAATTTACACACGAAATCACGAATATTTACATCTCACTGTCTCAAGTAAGGCTTGAACTCACAACCTTTTGATTGAAAGATTCCTCTCATACCGCTAGGCCAAGGGCCCTTTGGTGCCATAACATTTACAATGACTTTGTCAAAATGAGTTTTTTGAATCATGACTTTTttgtttgcaaaaaaaaaaaaaaaaaaaaaaaaaaaaaaaaaacataaacttTTAGATAACGAAATGATAAATTATCGATTCATGACtggattaaaatttatatatttgcATATGGTGGAGGTTTGAGACGTGCATCTATTAGTTTTCTAATAAAGACTTTTTCACTATAAAAATATTCCGCGTGTATAAATGAGTGACGAAAAAAACTTTATCATTGGAGCGGAAAAGTTTTTactacatacaatacaataaatgtAACATGTTGGTACTAATTTTTTCGTAAATCTCAAATTATTGTGGTTGCTCTTGGATCACTACCTATTTGATTTGTCCCCTCGACCTATTCTGATTCCATAATAACCGTTGTGACGTTGTTCTTAAAGACTAGCAAAATTAAAATGACTTAATTACGTCATTGGTCCTTAAAGTGTTACATTTTTTTCATCCTGAGCCCTAAAGTTTAATTTTTTCATCCTAACCCTTAAAGTTATGATTTCGTTTCAATTTGGTCCCCATGTTAGCATACGTTAACTCCAATTCATTAGGGACTTGTCACGTGATAAATAACAAGGCTAAATCAGTCTTTTCgctattaaacaacaataaatcttAGTATTGCCGCCTATTTTAAACACAAACACGTCGTTAATCAAATTTGGACAATTGAAGAAGACTTGATTTCATATTTACGTAAACCTTCGTCAAATAAACTCTAACATCTCCAGCCCAATATGGATCCACCAATATTGTCTCTTTAAATTACAAAATGCTTACTTTATGTTTTTATACCATTCAAGATATACACTCCCTTTAAACAGTCCAAATGCAAGAAACAAGAGACCTGTATTAAAATAGTGGCGTAGATGTacaaaaaaataagtatcaaaaccCACGACAAATGGATACATATTCATGATCACTATTCTCTCAATACATATACCTAAGtataaataatattctatcatTACTATTCTGTTAATTAATTGATACATATCCTAAGGATGAATAATATTCTTTTGAGTTTTGATACATATTCCAAAGGATAAATAATAACAAGTATTAATACATATTCCTAAGGATAAATAATATTCATCATTACTATTCTGTAACTGATTGATACATATCCTTTGATTGAATATAGCTGCTAGTGTGATTAAGTAATAAATGTTTCTCAAAATCGTATTAATGATGAATATTATTATGCTCTAACCTGATTACGAGTCACTAGAAAATGTATCAATTCCGCTTATTACTGATATGACAATTTATTACAATGACGGTGCGTTATATGAAACCATTCCTTTGACTGAACTAAGTAGACAAAATATTTATGTTCATACTATGCATTCTAATACCCTTTATCTTCAACTCTCCATTTTTTTAATACACACACGCACACCAACAATTAACCATTTTCTTTAATCAAATTTGGACAATTGAAGACGACTTGATTTTGGGAACTAGGGTTTGTGATTGGGTTTGCACAGTAGTAAAAAAAAAACATCAGTTGGGATTCGGGCTTTAAAAGGTTCATGTATTAGACATTAACGCATAAAGACTGATTTAGCCTTAGTTATTAATCACGTGACAAGTCCTTATCGGATTAGAGTTAACGGATGTTAACCCTGGGGACCAAAGttaaacaaaataataactttAAGGGTTAGGATGAAACAAAAAAACTTTAGGGTCCAGGATGAAAAAAATGTAAAACATTAAGGACCAAGGGCGTATTTAAGTCAATTAAAATTGTGAAATTGTTGATCAGTTTTTGACGATATCGTCCTTCAAGAAAGAGAAAGACCGCGATTTTGAGTCTCACTTTCTTTctttattatttatgttaataatgtTATATAGATTGCAACTTTTCATAAAGTGACTTTTGAGTTTCATTAAAATTTTGTTTAATTTTTATGATAGGGATTGTATTATTATAAGCCAATTTTACAATTATATTATTGTTAAAAGATtctaattaaaatttaataaaaacaaaagtATTTGAAAACTCTTAGGGACTCCCTATATACGTGAATGTCCACTTTTTGGCGTGCTCCAATTTTTAGGCGAAGATAGGCAAGGGTGCGGAAACGTGACGCGGAAATGTGAGGGCAAAAAAACTTATGCCAATCACTTAGCGTTTGATGGCGGTGGATGTGGTGCCGCCtgctttttattttataaattatgtttGCTACTTGTACATTTTATGTTTGTAATTATTATTTAGTAAATGGATAAAGAGTTCTTAATTAAACGTTCTTGAAATGTGATAGGAGTTGGTACTGATGTGAGTTAATGTATATGACAAAAAGTTCAGTTAAAACATTCTAAGATGTGGAGTGACCTTTTAAGTATATAGACGTTGAACAAATCAAAAAAGGAAGTTTCAGGGTTAATGTCGCGTTTGGTGAGGATGTGGTCACCAAACGCGAGGCAAGATGTCAAGACGCGAAGATGTTGATCGAGTTGGCGCATCTGAATTTGTGGATGCCGCGGATTGAAAATCGACAGTGGGAGTTACCGCGGAGGTTTGACACTTGCGAGTTTTGAAACACAATGAACAAGTGATTGGTCGGATATTTCAAGATTCATAGAATATGCAGGCGGATTACTGAGCGGTTTCTTCAAGAGAGACCAATTAGGAATTTTTAGGTGATGGAGGGCGTGTATAATCTTGTAAGTCCCGAAACTTGAGTTTTCTAGGATTGTTGAGAGTGTCGGGATATCGGTGTGAGTTTGGTAACCGATGGAAGTTATCAAGTTAGTGGGAGTGGACGACTATTAGAGTTGCGGAGATGGTTATGCGAGGTGTTTCTCCAATGTTCTGAAGATTAGTGTGTTGATTCCCTATAACACTAGGTCTCCGAGTACTTGTTTCACTCTCCTATGGCAAAGTAATTTACGACTCACCTGTGGTACGAACCAAGTCTATTCTCGAGTAGCCTCGTTTTAATTCTTACTCGTACTGTGGGAGCGTGATTGGGATGAGAAGATAGGTTTGTGAAATTCATTACGCTATGAGGAGGTCAATGTACCAACGTGAAAGCGTAAAGTTTAAAAAGGTTGTAGATTTCGAGGTGGTGACTGGGTTCTCACTAGGTGCCTTGATGAAGTGTCCACGAAAGACGTTTGTCGGGGTTTTCTGATTGCTGGAAAGAAAAATCATATATATACGAGTAATCTATACTAGTGATCTTTGACCTGTCGGTGGCATGATCGGACGTGTCTAGAGTGATGAGTGAGGCGGTGTAGCTTTCTGTTAAATCCTGTAATTGAAGTCTCGCACACTTCAACGGTGGCAAAGAAACCGAGATGACCCAATCTAATAACTAAGATATTGGATTATCACTCAGCAGTATTTTGGTGTCGAAAGATTTCCTTCCCTTGTAACATAACGATGTGGAAGTGTGGCGTGATTCGGGTAGTTTATCTGGCGGTATCTAAAAGAGTTGTTAATCAGCTAATCCGGGGTTGCTATGGGAGTATAAATAGAATTGACAGTTGAGGTTGATTTTCTATTGAAGATCCGTATGGGGTTTGTTCagagtctccaagtgggagattgtttagTATGTAGATGTTGAACAAATTAAAAAAAGGAATCTGCATGGTTAATGTCGTGTTTGGCGAGAAGCTGAGGATGTGGTCACCAGACGCGAGGCAAGTTGTCAAGACGCGAAGATGTTGATTGAGCTGTTTGGTGCATCTGAATTTGTGGATGTTGCGAATTGCAATGAGGGGTCGCCAGACGCGATACCTTCCTTGGCCAGCAAGAAGTTTCCTTATCTTGTTTACTCTATATAATGTAACTCTAGGACCCTGTAATTGTTTGTACGAAAATTAATAAAGAAAATTTCTGGTTTGTGCTCGTGGATTAAACCCTTCTTCACGTTAATGAAGTTGAGATACAACTACGTAAAATCCTTGTATTGTTTATCATTTATTTACCGTTTTGTTTTATTAGTTTGTTGTAAGTGAGTGTAATTCCATTACACGAGTCTTAGTATGAATTAGATCTTTTGATAACGAGGGTATTATTAGTTTGAGTATTTTGCTACCAATTCCTAACGTGACCCTATAAATATTTGAGTATGATCATTTTAGTGAAAAAAAACACCCTAAGTAGTGAGATAAAttaaaaaattacaaattaactctCCAACTATGTTGAATTATACAATTGATCCCTCAATACACACTAAATGCACATAATCTAGTTCGGCGTACTTTGCTTCACAGAAGACTTCTCCTAAAATAATTCATCAATTTAGATGAAATTTTGTCACCAGGTGATTAATTGTAAGATTAATTAGAGGTAAATCAACCATTAACAACCCTttattgctctttttttttttgaacggcaagcttgcatcagtccggaccgaagcctagtcatcatttgcacacacacacgcgttcgggcaggaaacccgaaccacactcaggggatccgacccttaaaccatcccatactgggcaggcgggccggaccttagtcccggagcgggtcggtaaaaccttccctttgggccaccctgaaggaatttctttcaaataatatcctttgtaggtgacgaggctcgaacctgagacctctagccCGGCGGGGTGCTAGGCACCACCACATGTCCACTGACCCAAAAATGTTACGTTTAACATTTTTTAGTATAATAAACAAAGCTAGCTATCAATACAACATGTATAAGTACaattaacttcattaatattctgagtTTTACAACATCAAGGGGATGAACTTCTTTTCCCGATTACACATcacccaaatatgaaattgaaactcAAATTAGTCACCATATTCTTAATTAGTAAGCTTCAAGCAACTAATAATCGATCGATATCCATCAATCGACAATGATCAATATCATCAAGAATCGAAGACGCAGGGTTACCATCCAACAAGCAGAAAACAGGCGGAATCGTAAGAGTCTGTAGATCACCATATGCATTCCAACAAAATGGATTTAACATATTATGACCTTGTGAAGGCATTAATTCGATATCAGAAAATGTTAAATTAGTACATGGGACACTATCACTGCACCCCAAATGCACTGCAGGGCTTCTAACATCATAAGTTCCTGTTATTTTCTCATAAACTATATCGAAAATTCGAACTGCCGATGTTTGGTTTGGGCATAATTTGGTTTGGCAATAGTATTGGTCAATCATGATTGGGTTCCTAACAGTGTCCATATGAATGTTGATGAACTTCACTTTTGATACCGACCCTAACCCTCCTTGCCATGTTTTAATCCGAACCCCGTTATCAGAGCGCTTTATCACCGAGTCGGTGACAGTTATGTTCGATACGCATGCTCGCGAGTTACGCATGCCCAAGCTCCCTATGCTGCAACAAATGAGGCGAaacatattttgatcaaaaatgttCCACAAGGTTTATTGAAAGTTAAATTATTATTGTGGGAACATAAATGGTATGTTGAGAATTAAATGTATTACTTTATTTAAAAAGGTATATTATTAAAATCAAAAAGTGTATTACTGACCTTTTTCTGATTGTCACATTCAATGATTGTTATCAGTATGACATTTGCTAGTGGTAGTGTGTATGTGCACCTTAGATGACATTGTGTGTGTTGGTCTGTTTTAGGTTTTTTAGCAATAAATTAATGCTATAAATGTCACATTACGTATACTTCTAAACTTGCTATATATTGAAGACTAATGTTTCCTTCCGATAAAGATctctttaataatttttttttcttaacgGTCACGTATTAAGGTTTTTACTAATCAGGTTATTTGGAGAGGACGattataattttttttcaaatGTACTAACTGTTATATTCTTATTGTTGattatattttcttttttaaaTGTATGCGGAGACACCGGCTAGGGCGTACGAATTCTATTACTAATTGTTGTATTCTTATTGTTTCAACAATTTTCTGTTAGTAAGCTTTGGACCAAGATATcattaaattttatattatatgcataaagttttatttatataatttcttTTAAAATAAAACTGATACTCCGTACATTTTTGTTTCTTGTGACATTGTCGATCACTTTAAAACTAAGTTTATTAttgtagtattatttttaataaacaTCTCTTTTGCTAAAGTAATGGTCACATAAGTGATCATTAAAATCCAACACTAAGATAGAAACACACGATCACAAATATGTCCATATTTATGTGAACAACTTTTGCTTCCTAATTAAAGTTTCAAGGTTAAAATTAAGAGCTTTTTAAACTTTAATCATCAAATGAGTTTACCCGGCCCATTACCTTTGAGATAGAGACCCTTGTCAATACTCAGTATACACAAACAAATACAAATGCCTTAAAAAGTTGAAAGCGTAAAGctcttatttatttataatttttgtaacatttataaatttattaattggTATATTATATAGTTAGGTTATAGGTTATTTAACTAAACATGAACCCATAACATTACATTTTTTGCTAGACAAATTATAAAGTTATAAAATAATCACAACTGAAAATTTGTTACATATTAGtttaaacttgcacgaataaactaaaTGGTTACGTATGAATGTATGAATGGTTGTTTATATAACTAATTAACTATATAAGTTAGGTTTATCAGTTGCCCTTGACAGAATTAATTGATTGAAAAGTGAGGAATAATTAACAATCTATGTTTACCTTATCCCATGGCTTGGACCACATGTTATGTTCTTTATGTCTACATTATAACTTCCTGTCCCAATTGATACACAATCATCACCTGCATATTGTACAACCATATAATTATATACTCAACATCATTAACTCATTTAATCATTTATGTACCTTGTACTTAATTGATTTTATAAAGGTCATCAATCTAGCAGTATTAGTATTGAGGTACTGAGTAACGAGACAATTGTACCCGTATATATTTGTGAATTAATTCCTAGTAGTTGGTGTATGAGTTGCCTTTCCAATTAAAGTTTAATACTCGTATGATTAATTAATTTTCTTTATGTAAAACAACTATACTATTGTTACCATACCATTAGATATAAATGAATTGTGTATCTTCACATCATCTGTGTTTTCAATGTGGATTCCATCAGTATTGGGACTTGAAGAAGGAGCTTTGATATTCAGTGAATCTATATTCACTCCATGACAGCCATCGAATCGGAAGTGGAACTGCGGACTGTTCATCACTTTAAGTCCTTTAACCGTAACATTCGTGCTCATGAAAAACCTCATTGCCTGCATTATTTGATCATGAAGTTAAAAATGAGATGATCATATTTGACTTGTTTTTATATTGATAGAAATGTCCAAGAAATGATCGATGGGTACTTTATTAAAATAGTAagactatgtatatatatacttacaacAGGACTGTCACAAGGACCAGCCAAAGTCGTTCCATTTGGTCCCTATCAAATTATCATTAGATTTGTTAGTATACAATTTCTATAAAAAAGGATGGAATGAACACATTTACATGTATGAAAATCAGTGACATCGactatgatgtataaaaatagtaTATACGAGTATGTTGCTATGTACGTAAACGGAATTTGTCTAAAAGTAAGTCGTTATCACATATATGTCATAAACGGATAAGGATTTTGTTTGTTCTCGCTACATGTAGGTGAAAGGGAAACATTTTTACTCAAATATACGTACGTTGCTTAACCAGATTATTCTGTGACAGTTTTTGAGACTCGCGTCTCACAGTCTCACTGTCTCAGGTTACCTTAAAATATAAGGCTAATGAGCTTTGAGTTTAAGATAGTTAGTATATCAAGACTCCAACCATTAGCTATCTTGAGAGggttatatatgtcattatatatcaTCATAAGAAAGTATATACTTATAAACTATACACGAGTGaaaaacttaattattttataatatataatttgtaaGAGGTAGAAAAGAAACTTCATACTTTGTGAGGTTTGCAAGGAAGATCCCACCACTTTTCACCACTTCCATCAATAACTCCACCACCTTGTAAAGACATGCCATTTACCCTATAAAACACAAGCCATTGTTTCTTGCTCATATTTTTTGGCCACACACTTGGTCCATCTGGTGCTACAATTGTCCCTTCAACCTTCACAATCACAATCCAACAATAACAAAAAATAGTAATTTAACCACGTCATGCAAACTTTAGAATCATGATCGTTTCAGTCAGGATTATTTTGTTGCCGTGTCAGTCTATTAATTTTTATTATCTTGCAAGgttttatatctatttatataacacAACACAATACTCAATTTCACGAATGTGAAGTATaagatctatttatatatataatgtatttcctTTGAAAAAAATGCATTAACAAACATAACATGCAATGTTTACagcttttacatttttttttttacctGAAAAATAACACCATTCCCACAACTCCCAGTGAAAATTGTGGATTGTATCAAGAAATTATAATGTTTTGGAACAAGAAGAGTTGCGGGTTCGTCACTTTGACAAGCCGAATCCCATGCCATTTTGAAAGATTGCGTATCATCTGTCACACCATCCCCTACAGCCCCGAACGACCTCACATCAAAAACCATCGTACTAGATTCAACGTTGGGTGCAACAGGTGATTGGGGTGCAAGAGATGGAGCTAACGAAATTTGATTAATCGACCGAGAGTTAATAAAACTCAAATGAAAGTAAATAATGCTCGTGAAAAATATGACAAAAGTGTGGAATGATATTCCCATGGTGATCTATAGCTAGAAGAAGAGGTTGGTTTAGTGCTTTATAGGACACAAAAAGTGAATGTAGACAAAAGGAATCACACTTCTAGCTAAATGGTACTAAATGTTATCACTC
This genomic window from Rutidosis leptorrhynchoides isolate AG116_Rl617_1_P2 chromosome 2, CSIRO_AGI_Rlap_v1, whole genome shotgun sequence contains:
- the LOC139887805 gene encoding polygalacturonase At1g48100-like, with the protein product MGISFHTFVIFFTSIIYFHLSFINSRSINQISLAPSLAPQSPVAPNVESSTMVFDVRSFGAVGDGVTDDTQSFKMAWDSACQSDEPATLLVPKHYNFLIQSTIFTGSCGNGVIFQVEGTIVAPDGPSVWPKNMSKKQWLVFYRVNGMSLQGGGVIDGSGEKWWDLPCKPHKGPNGTTLAGPCDSPVAMRFFMSTNVTVKGLKVMNSPQFHFRFDGCHGVNIDSLNIKAPSSSPNTDGIHIENTDDVKIHNSFISNGDDCVSIGTGSYNVDIKNITCGPSHGISIGSLGMRNSRACVSNITVTDSVIKRSDNGVRIKTWQGGLGSVSKVKFINIHMDTVRNPIMIDQYYCQTKLCPNQTSAVRIFDIVYEKITGTYDVRSPAVHLGCSDSVPCTNLTFSDIELMPSQGHNMLNPFCWNAYGDLQTLTIPPVFCLLDGNPASSILDDIDHCRLMDIDRLLVA